In the genome of Mytilus edulis chromosome 3, xbMytEdul2.2, whole genome shotgun sequence, one region contains:
- the LOC139515030 gene encoding B-cell lymphoma/leukemia 11A-like, with amino-acid sequence MTLNINNPAPILVDGKVLPITETFTYQGSTIRNDGSAGSDIMNRLNKARNIFRSLNNVWKSSKYSVGNGLGMSSEEIEIPSLEQLYIGLQKEGVSEVDKKNTWRRTVEGELKTMNNTWGTVEKMTKDRQTWRTFVAALHADGIPGKPTKFEYKPYKATHESFLLQNAQREHGKKIYHTTPLIESLSVTRTIGAVMKALHDSKRSPQLSHPHKIHDDIRYQHLSIHRDHHRTSPSAGSSVGSGDATITSHHSLNPFMFRFPFDRPPLFPSLQFNRPPGPDFMSSEPRHLRLLNFPHFDGPSPPFPHLVDRTPCPMGFDNKTIESFYSQRLRKLASRDIITGTTSASSPIRKHTHPFSQASTTTTTLFSPLTPQQSSPHQVEPERAQRLDSLTPLSKLKSCEFCEKSFRFQSNLIVHRRSHTSEKPFKCPLCPHACTQQSKLKRHMKTHMNKSPMMSQISNSSDGGNHGSGDSTPEGSKKFMDDEDEDEEEEEEIEEEEEEMDESEEEEEMEEEEKDMDESEEEEEMEEEEEEIDESEMMEEKESRKLSNNNLKKKPDLFIPIFEPTHSRNGGFAINSNQDKSSLLKEMMENTGLTGIPTYKDALKQAIEENFSKENPESGKEQNDNGSRNCSISSKEDIKSEPETNQSNCIDKQANCEKRQGKHIQSEPHEAAPTPMFNFDMFSSLQQSLWRMPYANPQPEIYPHLIPGYPFDPNHNSGFNPVSTVESALKCNNTQKSVDNLSSANSSPLPRTESRRNDTCEYCGKIFRKCSNLTVHRRSHTGARPYKCALCSYSCARSNKLTRHMRTHGRIGKDVYRCKFCSMPFSVARTLEKHMRKCVVNGQMEMISDYDDLSHSSETARTIQDSESDSDNTSSNSPNTTTSIYKSNSLTRNAYGSPNSSASILDSMNSSKSSYASDSVASIMFDSAKVPTSLSDLAKMTGAIKKESGLFDSVNVTTNL; translated from the exons ATGACCCTTAACATCAATAACCCAGCTCCTATCCTAGTAGATGGAAAAGTTCTTCCCATCACAGAAACATTTACATACCAAGGAAGTACAATAAGAAACGATGGAAGTGCAGGAAGTGACATTATGAACAGATTAAACAAAGCCAGAAATATTTTCAGATCATTAAACAATGTATGGAAATCATCAAAGTACA GCGTTGGAAATGGATTGGGCATGTCATCAGAAGAGATAGAAATTCCATCACTAGAACAGCTCTACATTGGACTCCAGAAGGAAGGCGTAAGCGAGGTAGACAAAAAAAACACATGGAGACGTACTGTAGAAGGAGAACTGAAGACCATGAATAATACATGGGGAACAGTAGAAAAGATGACCAAAGACAGACAGACATGGAGAACCTTTGTTGCTGCCCTACATGCCGATGGTATACCGGGCA agcCAACGAAGTTTGAATACAAACCCTACAAAGCCACTCATGAATCTTTCCTCCTGCAAAATGCTCAGCGAGAACATGGAAAGAAAATATATCACACTACACCATTGATTGAATCTTTGTCGGTTACCAGAACTATTGGTGCTGTGATGAAAGCTCTTCATGATTCTAAACGTTCTCCACAGTTGTCACATCCCCATAAAATTCACGACGATATCCGTTATCAACATTTATCTATACATCGTGATCATCATAGAACATCTCCATCAGCGGGAAGCTCAGTCGGCAGTGGTGACGCAACCATTACATCACACCATTCTCTGAATCCATTCATGTTCCGCTTCCCATTTGATAGACCTCCTCTTTTTCCGAGTTTACAATTCAACCGTCCACCGGGTCCAGATTTTATGTCTAGCGAACCTCGTCACCTCAGATTGCTTAATTTTCCACATTTTGATGGTCCCTCGCCACCATTTCCTCATTTGGTTGACAGGACGCCTTGTCCTATGGGATTTGACAACAAAACTATTGAATCGTTTTATTCACAAAGATTGCGAAAGTTAGCATCAAGAGATATTATTACTGGAACAACTTCTGCATCCTCGCCCATTCGGAAGCACACACATCCTTTCTCGCAGGCCAGCACAACGACAACGACTTTATTTTCACCTCTCACACCACAGCAGTCATCTCCTCATCAAGTGGAACCTGAAAGGGCACAGCGTCTAGATAGTTTGACACCACTTAGCAAATTAAAATCTTGTGAATTCTGCGAAAAATCTTTCCGATTCCAGAGCAATCTGATCGTACATCGAAGGTCCCACACTAGTGAGAAACCGTTCAAATGTCCTCTCTGTCCCCATGCCTGCACTCAGCAGAGTAAGTTAAAAAGGCATATGAAAACGCACATGAACAAATCACCAATGATGTCACAGATCTCCAATTCTTCAGACGGAGGCAATCATGGTTCAGGTGATAGCACCCCTGAAGGAAGTAAAAAGTTCATGGACGACGAGGACGAAGatgaggaagaagaggaagaaatTGAGGAGGAGGAAGAAGAGATGGATGAATCAGAAGAAGAGGAAGAAATGGAGGAGGAGGAAAAAGATATGGATGAATCAGAAGAAGAGGAAGAAATGGAGGAGGAGGAAGAAGAGATTGATGAATCAGAGATGATGGAAGAAAAAGAAAGTCGAAAACTGTCCAAtaacaatctaaaaaaaaaacctgatctTTTTATCCCAATTTTTGAACCGACTCATTCACGAAATGGTGGTTTTGCAATTAACTCAAATCAGGACAAATCGTCATTGCTCAAAGAAATGATGGAAAATACAGGTTTGACAGGGATTCCGACATACAAAGATGCTTTGAAACAAGCCATAGAAGAAAACTTTTCAAAAGAGAATCCAGAGTCTGGTAAAGAACAGAATGACAACGGCAGCAGAAATTGCAGCATATCCAGTAAGGAAGATATCAAATCAGAACCTGAAACAAACCAAAGCAACTGCATTGATAAACAAGCAAATTGTGAAAAAAGACAGGGTAAACATATACAAAGCGAACCTCATGAGGCAGCACCTACTCCTATGTTCAACTTCGATATGTTTTCATCATTGCAACAATCCCTTTGGAGAATGCCGTACGCTAATCCACAACCAGAGATTTATCCACATCTCATACCGGGATACCCTTTCGACCCTAATCACAACAGTGGATTCAATCCCGTGTCTACGGTTGAGAGTGCCCTGAAGTGTAACAACACTCAAAAGTCAGTAGATAATCTGTCTTCGGCTAATAGTTCCCCTTTGCCTAGAACGGAATCTAGAAGAAATGACACTTGCGAATATTGTGGGAAGATTTTCAGAAAATGCAGCAATCTCACCGTTCACAGACGCTCACATACGGGAGCGAGACCTTATAAGTGTGCACTTTGCAGCTATTCATGTGCACGGTCAAATAAATTAACAAGGCATATGAGAACGCATGGTCGGATTGGAAAAGATGTATACCGTTGCAAATTCTGTAGCATGCCATTCTCAGTTGCCAGAACTCTAGAAAAGCATATGCGAAAATGCGTCGTCAATGGACAAATGGAGATGATATCAGACTATGATGATCTGTCTCATTCGTCAGAAACTGCCAGGACGATTCAAGATTCAGAATCTGATTCGGACAATACTTCTTCAAATTCACCTAACACAACAACGAGTATATACAAATCAAATAGCCTTACAAGGAACGCTTATGGTTCTCCGAACTCCTCCGCTAGTATATTGGATTCCATGAACTCCTCCAAGAGTTCATACGCGTCAGACAGCGTTGCCTCGATCATGTTTGATTCAGCCAAAGTACCAACTAGCTTAAGTGACC